A window from Ramlibacter pinisoli encodes these proteins:
- the ugpA gene encoding sn-glycerol-3-phosphate ABC transporter permease UgpA: MEKRVWFRSTWLPWLLLAPQVAIISVFFFWPAGQALLQSLQQQDAFGTSVEWVGLENFHNLWNDESYLASFKTTAVFSLLVAFFGITLSLLLAVFADRVVRGVLAYRTLLIWPYAVAPAVAGVVWLFLFSPSIGVLAYWLRSVGFEWNSLLDSDHAMALIVMAAVWKQFSYNFLFFVAGLQSVPKSLIEAAAIDGAGAWRRFWTIQFPLLSPTTFFLLVINVVYAFFDTFAIVDAATKGGPGKDTAILVYKVYFDGFKALDLGGSAAQSVVLMAIVIALTVIQFRFVEKKVTY, encoded by the coding sequence ATGGAGAAGAGGGTCTGGTTCAGGTCGACATGGCTGCCGTGGCTGCTGCTGGCACCGCAGGTCGCCATCATCAGCGTGTTCTTCTTCTGGCCGGCCGGGCAGGCGCTGCTGCAGTCGCTGCAGCAGCAGGACGCCTTCGGCACCTCCGTGGAATGGGTCGGCCTGGAGAACTTCCACAACCTCTGGAACGACGAGTCCTACCTGGCCTCGTTCAAGACCACGGCCGTGTTCTCGCTGCTGGTCGCCTTCTTCGGCATCACCCTGTCGCTGCTGCTGGCGGTGTTCGCCGACCGGGTGGTGCGGGGCGTGCTCGCCTACCGCACGCTGCTGATCTGGCCCTACGCGGTCGCTCCCGCCGTCGCCGGCGTCGTGTGGCTGTTCCTCTTCTCCCCCAGCATCGGCGTGCTGGCGTACTGGCTGCGCAGCGTCGGCTTCGAGTGGAACTCGCTGCTCGATAGCGACCACGCGATGGCGCTGATCGTGATGGCCGCGGTCTGGAAGCAGTTCTCGTACAACTTCCTGTTCTTCGTGGCCGGGCTGCAGAGCGTTCCCAAGTCGCTGATCGAGGCGGCCGCGATCGACGGCGCCGGCGCCTGGCGCCGCTTCTGGACCATCCAGTTCCCGCTGCTGTCGCCCACCACGTTCTTCCTGCTGGTCATCAACGTCGTCTACGCGTTCTTCGACACCTTCGCGATCGTCGACGCCGCGACCAAGGGCGGCCCGGGCAAGGACACCGCCATCCTGGTCTACAAGGTCTATTTCGACGGCTTCAAGGCGCTGGACCTGGGCGGCTCGGCGGCGCAGTCGGTGGTCCTGATGGCCATCGTGATCGCCCTGACGGTGATCCAGTTCCGCTTCGTCGAGAAGAAGGTGACCTACTGA
- a CDS encoding gamma-butyrobetaine hydroxylase-like domain-containing protein translates to MAGLQQGGAVPQSITVHEQSRVLEVGFSDGAVFRIPFELMRVYSPSAEVQGHGPGQEVLQTGKREVALLALDPVGNYAVQPRFTDGHDSGIFSWDYLYFLGSRQEQLWADYERRLAEAGVDRDAPMAGKSGHACGH, encoded by the coding sequence ATGGCAGGCCTGCAACAAGGCGGCGCGGTGCCGCAGTCGATCACCGTCCACGAGCAGTCGCGCGTCCTCGAAGTCGGGTTTTCCGACGGCGCCGTCTTCCGCATCCCGTTCGAGCTGATGCGGGTCTACTCGCCGTCGGCCGAGGTGCAGGGGCACGGCCCCGGCCAGGAGGTGCTGCAGACCGGCAAGCGCGAGGTGGCACTGCTGGCTCTCGACCCGGTGGGCAACTACGCCGTCCAGCCGCGCTTTACCGACGGCCACGACAGCGGCATCTTCTCCTGGGACTACCTCTACTTCCTGGGGTCGCGCCAGGAGCAGCTGTGGGCCGACTACGAACGCCGGCTCGCCGAGGCCGGCGTCGACCGCGACGCCCCCATGGCCGGCAAGTCCGGCCACGCCTGCGGCCACTGA
- the ugpB gene encoding sn-glycerol-3-phosphate ABC transporter substrate-binding protein UgpB, translated as MKLKLSALVLAATCSIAAQAQTEIQWWHSMTAVNNEWVNDLAKDFNAKQKDYKVVPVFKGTYDESMTAAIAAYRAGNAPHILQVFEVGTATMMASKGAVVPVTKLMADAGKKFDPGAYIPAVASYYTAPNGQMMSFPFNSSTTVFYINKDAFAAAGLDTNELPKTWPEVALAAGKLKASGHKCPITLGWQGWTQLESFSTWHNTLLATKRNGLDGPDARLVANSPLHVRHIENLGNMAKQGLFVYKGRGNVPEASFVSGECAMITTSSGFYGNVAKNAKFKYAVSTLPYYPDVPGAPQNTVIGGASLWVMAGKKPAEYKGVATFFEYLSNPDVQSASHKRTGYLPITMASFKLTEQSGFYKQNPGTDTAVNQMVRKTTDKSRGIRLGNYVQVRAIEDEELEQVWAGKKSAKEALDAIVKRGNEQLERFQKANKG; from the coding sequence ATGAAGCTGAAGTTGTCCGCCCTCGTTCTCGCGGCCACCTGTTCGATCGCCGCGCAGGCGCAGACCGAGATCCAATGGTGGCACTCGATGACCGCCGTGAACAACGAGTGGGTCAACGACCTCGCCAAGGACTTCAACGCCAAGCAGAAGGACTACAAGGTCGTGCCGGTGTTCAAGGGCACCTACGACGAGTCCATGACGGCCGCCATCGCCGCCTACCGCGCCGGCAACGCGCCGCACATCCTGCAGGTGTTCGAAGTCGGCACCGCCACCATGATGGCCAGCAAGGGCGCCGTGGTGCCGGTGACCAAGCTGATGGCCGACGCCGGCAAGAAATTCGACCCGGGCGCCTACATCCCCGCGGTGGCCAGCTACTACACGGCGCCGAACGGTCAGATGATGAGCTTCCCGTTCAACAGCTCCACGACGGTGTTCTACATCAACAAGGACGCGTTCGCGGCCGCCGGCCTGGACACCAACGAGCTGCCCAAGACCTGGCCCGAGGTGGCGCTCGCCGCCGGCAAGCTCAAGGCGAGCGGCCACAAGTGCCCCATCACCCTCGGCTGGCAGGGCTGGACGCAGCTGGAGAGCTTCTCCACCTGGCACAACACGCTGCTGGCCACCAAGCGCAACGGGCTGGACGGCCCCGACGCGCGGCTGGTGGCCAACTCGCCGCTGCACGTGCGCCACATCGAGAACCTGGGCAACATGGCCAAGCAGGGCCTGTTCGTCTACAAGGGCCGCGGCAACGTGCCCGAAGCCAGCTTCGTCTCGGGCGAGTGCGCCATGATCACGACCTCGTCGGGCTTCTACGGCAACGTGGCCAAGAACGCCAAGTTCAAGTACGCCGTCTCCACCCTGCCCTACTACCCCGACGTGCCCGGTGCGCCGCAGAACACCGTCATCGGCGGCGCCAGCCTGTGGGTGATGGCCGGCAAGAAGCCCGCCGAATACAAGGGCGTCGCGACCTTCTTCGAGTACCTGTCCAACCCGGACGTGCAGTCGGCGAGCCACAAGCGCACCGGCTACCTGCCGATCACCATGGCCTCGTTCAAGCTGACCGAGCAGTCCGGGTTCTACAAGCAGAACCCCGGCACCGATACCGCCGTCAACCAGATGGTGCGCAAGACCACCGACAAGTCGCGCGGCATCCGCCTGGGCAACTACGTGCAGGTGCGCGCCATCGAGGACGAGGAGCTCGAGCAGGTCTGGGCCGGCAAGAAGTCGGCCAAGGAAGCGCTCGACGCCATCGTCAAGCGCGGCAACGAGCAGCTGGAGCGCTTCCAGAAGGCCAACAAGGGCTGA
- the ubiE gene encoding bifunctional demethylmenaquinone methyltransferase/2-methoxy-6-polyprenyl-1,4-benzoquinol methylase UbiE, which yields MSSTHFGFETVEERDKARRVRGVFDSVAPRYDLMNDLMSLGLHRAWKAYTVLVANVQPGQQVLDIAGGTGDLALAFAPKVGPSGRVVHTDINEAMLRTGRDRLLDAGLALPTVVCDAEKLPFPGNHFDLVTVAFGLRNMTRKEEALAEMQRVLKPGGKLLVLEFSRVARPLSKVYDWYSFNILPRLGQAVAGDGASYRYLAESIRMHPGQEELKTLLHKAGFGHVDYHNLTGGVVALHVGIKC from the coding sequence ATGAGCAGTACCCATTTCGGCTTCGAAACGGTCGAGGAGCGTGACAAGGCCCGGCGCGTGCGCGGCGTCTTCGACTCGGTCGCCCCGCGCTACGACCTGATGAACGACCTGATGTCGCTGGGGCTGCACCGGGCCTGGAAGGCGTACACCGTGCTGGTGGCCAACGTGCAGCCGGGCCAGCAGGTGCTGGACATCGCGGGCGGCACGGGCGACCTGGCGCTGGCCTTCGCGCCCAAGGTCGGCCCGAGCGGCCGGGTGGTGCACACCGACATCAACGAGGCCATGCTGCGCACCGGCCGCGACCGGCTGCTCGATGCCGGCCTGGCGCTGCCCACCGTCGTCTGCGACGCCGAGAAGCTGCCGTTCCCCGGCAACCACTTCGACCTGGTGACGGTCGCCTTCGGCCTGCGCAACATGACCCGCAAGGAGGAGGCGCTGGCCGAGATGCAGCGGGTGCTCAAGCCCGGCGGCAAGCTGCTGGTGCTGGAGTTCTCGCGCGTGGCCCGGCCCCTGTCCAAGGTCTACGACTGGTACTCGTTCAACATCCTCCCGCGCCTGGGCCAGGCGGTCGCCGGCGACGGCGCCAGCTACCGCTACCTGGCCGAATCCATCCGCATGCATCCCGGCCAGGAGGAACTCAAGACCCTGCTGCACAAAGCGGGTTTCGGGCACGTGGACTACCACAACCTGACGGGCGGCGTCGTCGCCCTGCATGTTGGAATCAAATGTTGA
- a CDS encoding DUF3683 domain-containing protein produces the protein MNAPTTLDQLLAAASDEAPRLREIPYNYTSFSDREIVIRLLGPRAWEVLGRLRAERHTGRSARMLYEVLGDIWVVQRNPYLQDDLLDNPRRQRQLVEALHHRLGEIEKRRTPGDDAERDKLVAELLVAARAAVQAFDASFQETAELRRRAQKELRRHTARDNIKFDGLSRVSHVTDATDWRVEYPFVVLTPDTEAEMAALVKGCITLGLTIIPRGGGTGYTGGAIPLTWKSVVINTEKLEAMTEVELVAVPGHAQPLPTIWTEAGVVTQRVADAAERGGFVFAVDPTSAEASCIGGNIAMNAGGKKAVLWGTALDNLVSWRMVTPQAEWLEVTRLDHNLGKIHDAEVATFELRYFGPDGRHELRRETLAIPGRTFRKEGLGKDVTDKFLSGLPGIQKEGCDGLITSARWVVHRLPAHTRTVCLEFFGNAKDAVPSIVEIKDFMFAEKERSGVLLAGLEHLDDRYLKAVGYSTKSKRGGLPKMVLVGDIVGDDPDAVARATSEVVRIANSRSGEGFIAVSPEARKKFWLDRKRTAAISKHTNAFKINEDVVIPLPRMAEYTDGIERINIELSLANKIRLADELVAFFERGNLPLGKLDDASEIPSAELLEDRVAQALALVREVRAQWQDWLARVDPLFPQLQDHSLRASWKTQLRAPLQQIFSGAPFRPLLEEVQAIHQRVLKGRVWVALHMHAGDGNVHTNIPVNSDDYEMLQAAHAAVKRIMALARSLDGVISGEHGIGITKLEFLTDDEIGPFADYKQRVDPEGRFNKGKLLRPSTQQGPMSVYADLTNAYTPSFGLMGHESLIMQQSDIGAIADSIKDCLRCGKCKPVCATHVPRANLLYSPRNKILATSLLVEAFLYEEQTRRGVSIKHWEEFEDVSDHCTVCHKCANPCPVKIDFGDVSMNMRNLLRKMGQKSFRPANAAAMFMLNATNPQTIKLVRGAMVGVGFKAQRLANDLLRGFARKQVTRPPSTHDRAPVKEQVIHFVNKKLPGGLPKKTARALLDIEDKDYVPIIRNPQATTSETEAVFYFPGCGSERLFSQVGLATQAMLWHAGVQTVLPPGYLCCGYPQRGSGQYDKAEKIITDNRVLFHRVANTLNYLDIKTVVVSCGTCYDQLQGYEFDKIFPGCRIIDIHEYLLEKGITLPGGGAYLYHDPCHTPMKLQEPMKTVKALLGDKVRKSERCCGESGTFGITRPDISTQVRFRKEEELRKDEAALRATGEVGPKDDLKVLTSCPSCLQGLSRYGHDLQNGLLEADYIVVEMANKILGADWMPQYVQAANSGGIERVLV, from the coding sequence ATGAACGCACCCACCACGCTCGACCAGCTCCTGGCCGCCGCCTCGGACGAGGCTCCGCGGCTGCGCGAAATCCCGTACAACTACACGTCGTTCTCCGACCGCGAGATCGTCATCCGCCTGCTCGGGCCGCGCGCCTGGGAAGTGCTGGGCCGGCTGCGGGCCGAGCGCCACACGGGCCGCTCGGCGCGCATGCTCTACGAGGTGCTGGGCGACATCTGGGTGGTGCAGCGCAACCCGTACCTGCAGGACGACCTCCTGGACAACCCGCGCCGCCAGCGCCAGCTGGTCGAGGCCCTGCACCACCGCCTGGGAGAGATCGAGAAGCGCCGCACGCCGGGCGACGACGCCGAGCGCGACAAGCTGGTGGCCGAACTGCTGGTGGCCGCGCGCGCCGCGGTGCAGGCCTTCGATGCGTCCTTCCAGGAGACCGCGGAGCTGCGCCGGCGCGCGCAGAAGGAACTGCGGCGCCACACGGCGCGCGACAACATCAAGTTCGACGGCCTGTCGCGGGTCTCGCACGTCACCGACGCCACCGACTGGCGCGTCGAGTACCCCTTCGTGGTCCTCACGCCCGACACCGAGGCCGAGATGGCCGCGCTCGTCAAGGGCTGCATCACGCTGGGCCTGACCATCATCCCGCGCGGCGGCGGCACCGGCTACACCGGCGGCGCGATCCCGCTCACGTGGAAGAGCGTGGTCATCAACACCGAGAAGCTCGAGGCGATGACCGAGGTGGAACTAGTCGCCGTCCCCGGCCACGCGCAGCCGCTGCCCACCATCTGGACCGAGGCCGGCGTGGTGACCCAGCGGGTGGCCGACGCCGCCGAACGGGGCGGCTTCGTCTTCGCCGTCGACCCCACCTCGGCCGAGGCGTCGTGCATCGGCGGCAACATCGCGATGAACGCCGGTGGCAAGAAGGCCGTGCTGTGGGGGACGGCGCTGGACAACCTGGTGTCCTGGCGCATGGTCACCCCGCAGGCCGAGTGGCTGGAGGTCACCCGGCTGGACCACAACCTGGGCAAGATCCACGACGCCGAGGTCGCCACGTTCGAGCTGCGCTACTTCGGGCCGGACGGCCGCCATGAACTGCGGCGCGAGACGCTGGCCATCCCGGGCCGCACCTTCCGCAAGGAAGGCCTGGGCAAGGACGTCACCGACAAGTTCCTGTCCGGGCTGCCGGGCATCCAGAAGGAAGGCTGCGACGGCCTGATCACCAGCGCGCGCTGGGTGGTGCACCGGCTGCCGGCGCACACCCGCACCGTCTGCCTGGAGTTCTTCGGCAACGCGAAGGACGCGGTGCCCAGCATCGTGGAGATCAAGGACTTCATGTTCGCCGAGAAGGAGCGCTCCGGCGTCCTGCTGGCCGGCCTGGAGCACCTGGACGACCGCTACCTCAAGGCGGTGGGCTACTCCACCAAGAGCAAGCGCGGCGGACTGCCCAAGATGGTGCTGGTGGGCGACATCGTCGGCGACGACCCCGACGCGGTGGCGCGCGCCACCTCCGAGGTGGTGCGCATCGCCAACTCGCGCAGCGGCGAGGGATTCATCGCCGTGAGCCCCGAGGCGCGCAAGAAGTTCTGGCTCGACCGCAAGCGCACGGCCGCCATCAGCAAGCACACCAACGCCTTCAAGATCAACGAGGACGTGGTCATCCCGCTGCCCCGGATGGCGGAGTACACGGACGGCATCGAGCGCATCAATATCGAGCTGTCGCTGGCCAACAAGATCCGGCTGGCCGACGAGCTGGTCGCGTTCTTCGAACGCGGCAACCTGCCGCTGGGCAAGCTCGACGACGCCAGCGAGATCCCGTCGGCCGAGCTGCTCGAGGACCGCGTGGCCCAGGCCCTGGCCCTGGTGCGCGAGGTGCGCGCCCAGTGGCAGGACTGGCTGGCGCGGGTCGACCCGCTGTTCCCGCAGCTGCAGGACCACAGCCTGCGGGCCAGCTGGAAGACGCAGCTGCGGGCGCCGCTGCAGCAGATCTTCTCGGGCGCGCCGTTCCGGCCGCTGCTGGAGGAGGTGCAGGCCATCCACCAGCGCGTGCTCAAGGGCCGGGTGTGGGTGGCGCTGCACATGCACGCCGGCGACGGCAACGTGCACACCAACATCCCCGTCAACAGCGACGACTACGAGATGCTGCAGGCCGCGCACGCGGCGGTGAAGCGCATCATGGCGCTGGCGCGCTCGCTGGACGGCGTGATCTCGGGCGAGCACGGCATCGGCATCACCAAGCTGGAATTCCTGACCGACGACGAGATCGGGCCGTTCGCCGACTACAAGCAGCGGGTCGACCCCGAGGGGCGGTTCAACAAGGGCAAGCTGCTGCGCCCGTCGACCCAGCAGGGCCCGATGTCGGTGTATGCCGACCTGACCAATGCCTACACGCCCAGCTTCGGGCTGATGGGGCACGAGTCGCTGATCATGCAGCAGTCGGACATCGGCGCCATCGCCGACAGCATCAAGGACTGCCTGCGCTGCGGCAAGTGCAAGCCGGTGTGCGCCACCCACGTGCCGCGCGCCAACCTGCTGTACAGCCCGCGCAACAAGATCCTGGCCACCTCGCTGCTGGTGGAGGCGTTCCTGTACGAGGAGCAGACGCGCCGCGGCGTGTCGATCAAGCACTGGGAGGAGTTCGAGGACGTCTCCGACCACTGCACCGTGTGCCACAAGTGCGCCAACCCGTGCCCGGTGAAGATCGACTTCGGCGACGTGTCGATGAACATGCGCAACCTGCTGCGCAAGATGGGTCAGAAGAGCTTCCGGCCCGCCAACGCGGCCGCGATGTTCATGCTCAACGCCACCAACCCGCAGACGATCAAGCTCGTGCGCGGCGCCATGGTCGGCGTCGGCTTCAAGGCCCAGCGGCTGGCCAACGACCTGCTGCGCGGCTTCGCCCGCAAGCAGGTGACCCGGCCGCCCTCGACGCACGACCGCGCGCCGGTCAAGGAGCAGGTGATCCACTTCGTCAACAAGAAGCTGCCCGGCGGGCTGCCGAAGAAGACGGCGCGGGCGTTGCTGGACATCGAGGACAAGGACTACGTCCCCATCATCCGCAACCCGCAGGCGACCACCAGCGAGACCGAGGCGGTGTTCTATTTCCCGGGCTGCGGCTCGGAGCGGCTGTTCTCGCAGGTCGGCCTGGCCACCCAGGCGATGCTGTGGCACGCCGGGGTGCAGACCGTGCTGCCGCCGGGCTACCTGTGCTGCGGCTACCCGCAGCGCGGCAGCGGACAGTACGACAAGGCGGAAAAGATCATCACCGACAACCGGGTGCTGTTCCACCGCGTGGCCAACACGCTGAACTACCTGGACATCAAGACCGTAGTGGTCAGCTGCGGCACCTGCTACGACCAGCTGCAGGGCTACGAGTTCGACAAGATCTTCCCCGGCTGCCGGATCATCGACATCCACGAGTACCTGCTGGAAAAGGGCATCACCCTGCCCGGGGGCGGCGCCTACCTGTACCACGACCCCTGCCACACGCCCATGAAGCTGCAGGAACCGATGAAGACCGTGAAGGCCCTGCTCGGCGACAAGGTGCGCAAGTCCGAGCGCTGCTGCGGCGAGTCGGGCACCTTCGGCATCACGCGGCCGGACATCTCGACCCAGGTGCGCTTCCGCAAGGAGGAAGAGCTGCGCAAGGACGAGGCGGCACTGCGGGCGACGGGTGAGGTGGGCCCCAAGGACGACCTGAAGGTGCTGACCAGCTGCCCAAGCTGCCTGCAGGGCCTGTCGCGTTACGGCCACGACCTGCAGAACGGCCTGCTCGAGGCCGACTACATCGTGGTCGAGATGGCCAACAAGATCCTCGGCGCCGACTGGATGCCCCAGTACGTCCAGGCCGCCAACAGCGGCGGCATCGAACGCGTCCTGGTCTGA
- a CDS encoding FecR family protein, giving the protein MLGPVQSRTFLQLAAGLCLALAGSLASAQVAGEVEFARGVGFAQTPGQAPRTLGKGLELREGDRLTTAEGSSAIVKLQDGTRMTVRPNSEIVLQQYQFRENGSDNSMLLQMVRGGFRAVTGLISKGSPNAARVQTSTATIGIRGTDFDARLCTRDCGAESAQVAESARPNAVLASAKVVQSAGELYAVDANNQRRRLVDGGSVYPGDVVETMPGARAVLAFRDDSRISLGSNTRFRVDNFVFDEKNAAEGRFLVSLVRGTVRAITGLIGKANNRNVSFSTSTATIGIRGTELGIGCEPDCSNLNLWTFLGAIAVQQTGQSALELLQAGQGLFISPSGVVPISTPQQQLTSPDVVPPGDVPVPPNTFSTQQVSDAQEGLFVFVRDGHIEVATASQVLHLGKGEAGFANSAGDTARPTNIPKFIDFDKLPLPTARNPLLVSVLSDVPRVCK; this is encoded by the coding sequence ATGCTCGGGCCCGTCCAATCACGAACGTTCCTCCAGCTCGCCGCCGGCCTGTGCCTGGCCCTGGCGGGTTCCCTGGCCTCGGCCCAGGTCGCGGGCGAGGTGGAGTTCGCGCGCGGCGTGGGCTTCGCCCAGACGCCCGGACAGGCGCCACGGACGCTGGGCAAGGGCCTGGAACTGCGCGAGGGCGACCGCCTGACCACCGCCGAGGGCTCCTCCGCCATCGTCAAGCTGCAGGACGGCACCCGGATGACCGTGCGGCCGAACTCCGAGATCGTGCTGCAGCAGTACCAGTTCCGGGAGAACGGCAGCGACAACAGCATGCTGCTGCAGATGGTGCGGGGCGGCTTCCGGGCCGTCACCGGCCTCATCTCCAAGGGCTCGCCGAATGCCGCCAGGGTGCAGACCAGCACCGCCACCATCGGCATCCGGGGCACCGACTTCGACGCCCGCCTGTGCACCCGCGACTGCGGCGCGGAATCGGCCCAGGTCGCCGAATCCGCCCGCCCCAACGCCGTGCTGGCCAGCGCCAAGGTCGTGCAGTCCGCTGGCGAGCTCTATGCCGTCGATGCCAACAACCAGCGCCGCCGCCTGGTCGACGGCGGCAGCGTCTATCCCGGCGACGTGGTCGAGACCATGCCGGGCGCGCGCGCCGTGCTGGCGTTCCGCGACGACAGCCGCATCTCGCTGGGCAGCAACACCCGCTTCCGGGTCGACAACTTCGTCTTCGACGAGAAGAACGCGGCCGAGGGCCGGTTCCTGGTGTCGCTGGTGCGCGGCACGGTGCGCGCCATCACCGGCCTGATCGGCAAGGCCAACAACCGCAACGTGTCCTTCTCCACCTCGACCGCCACGATCGGCATCCGGGGCACCGAGCTGGGCATCGGCTGCGAGCCGGACTGCAGCAACCTGAACCTGTGGACCTTCCTGGGGGCCATCGCGGTGCAGCAGACCGGCCAGTCGGCCCTGGAGCTGCTGCAGGCCGGCCAGGGCCTGTTCATCTCCCCCAGCGGCGTGGTGCCGATCAGCACTCCCCAGCAGCAGCTGACGTCGCCCGACGTCGTGCCGCCCGGCGACGTGCCGGTGCCGCCGAACACCTTCTCGACCCAGCAGGTCTCCGACGCCCAGGAGGGCCTGTTCGTGTTCGTGCGCGACGGCCACATCGAAGTGGCCACCGCCAGCCAGGTGCTGCACCTGGGCAAGGGCGAAGCCGGCTTCGCCAACTCCGCCGGCGACACGGCGCGCCCGACCAACATCCCCAAGTTCATCGACTTCGACAAGCTGCCCCTGCCCACCGCCAGGAACCCGCTGCTCGTCTCCGTGCTGAGCGACGTGCCCCGCGTCTGCAAGTGA
- a CDS encoding ShlB/FhaC/HecB family hemolysin secretion/activation protein has product MVKGYRAPERIGLRAGLALALAAAMPALAQQAAPAPAAQPTPAQPPRGTQVPLTPAPDPVFAIRGFQVGGENPLGEAETAAVLAPYLRNDATMSTLQDATGALEKALRDKGYGLHRVALPPQEVGATIKLEIVTFRISRVDIDGRSLYSEDNIRRTLPELKEGRTPNFKTLAVQTAIANENPNKQIQVGIREGDEADKINAAITVKEARPWTFAVAASNLGSASSGRDRLTLTGGHTNLFDRDHSFNAAYTTSIEKPGSVKQFGLTYRVPLYELGGVVGATFTDSNVVGNFGSFTSTGAGRTFGLNYTFYLPPEGGRRSYVVAGLDDKVFDAAQINGAVVPGAFDRRSRPVVVGYNARTETETAVWGWEASVVANTGTGYGNDLRSYQSEDPRISKLHWTALRGGANYVSPFAGNWLLGLRTQFQYSPDVLIAGEQFGLGGTGSVRGTEVERPLSADKGISASAEITTPELAPGLRLLGFLDAGWVTNNQPNGSTKPASDRLSSAGVGLRYGSGPFAFTVDYGRLLNSSNVPLTVNSASPQRGNERVYVNLSVRF; this is encoded by the coding sequence ATGGTCAAGGGGTATCGCGCGCCTGAGCGCATCGGCCTGCGGGCGGGGCTGGCACTGGCACTGGCCGCGGCCATGCCGGCGCTGGCGCAGCAGGCGGCGCCGGCCCCGGCCGCACAGCCGACTCCTGCCCAGCCGCCCCGGGGCACGCAGGTCCCGCTCACGCCGGCACCCGACCCGGTGTTCGCAATCCGGGGCTTCCAGGTCGGCGGCGAGAACCCGCTGGGCGAAGCCGAGACCGCCGCCGTGCTGGCCCCGTACCTGCGCAACGACGCAACCATGTCGACCCTGCAGGACGCCACCGGCGCCCTGGAAAAGGCGCTGCGCGACAAGGGCTACGGCCTGCACCGGGTGGCGCTGCCGCCCCAGGAAGTGGGCGCCACCATCAAGCTGGAGATCGTCACCTTCCGCATCAGCCGGGTCGACATCGACGGCCGCAGCCTCTACAGCGAGGACAACATCCGCCGCACCCTGCCCGAGCTGAAGGAGGGCCGCACGCCCAACTTCAAGACACTGGCGGTGCAGACGGCGATCGCCAACGAGAACCCCAACAAGCAGATCCAGGTCGGCATCCGCGAGGGCGACGAGGCGGACAAGATCAACGCCGCCATCACGGTCAAGGAAGCCCGCCCCTGGACCTTCGCGGTCGCCGCCTCCAACCTGGGCAGCGCGTCGTCCGGCCGCGACCGCCTCACCCTCACCGGCGGCCACACCAACCTGTTCGACCGCGACCACAGCTTCAATGCGGCCTACACCACCTCGATCGAGAAGCCGGGCAGCGTCAAGCAGTTCGGCCTGACCTACCGGGTGCCGCTGTACGAACTGGGTGGCGTGGTCGGCGCCACCTTCACCGACTCCAACGTGGTCGGCAACTTCGGCAGCTTCACCAGCACCGGCGCCGGCCGCACCTTCGGCCTCAACTACACCTTCTACCTGCCGCCGGAAGGCGGGCGCCGCAGCTACGTGGTGGCCGGCCTGGACGACAAGGTGTTCGACGCCGCGCAGATCAACGGCGCCGTGGTGCCGGGCGCGTTCGACCGCCGCAGCCGCCCGGTGGTGGTGGGCTACAACGCGCGCACCGAGACCGAGACCGCGGTCTGGGGCTGGGAGGCGAGCGTCGTCGCCAACACCGGCACCGGCTACGGCAACGACCTGCGCTCCTACCAGAGCGAGGACCCCCGCATCAGCAAGTTGCACTGGACGGCGCTGCGCGGCGGTGCCAACTACGTGTCGCCGTTCGCCGGCAACTGGCTGCTGGGCCTGCGCACGCAGTTCCAGTACAGCCCCGACGTGCTGATCGCCGGCGAGCAGTTCGGCCTCGGCGGCACGGGGTCGGTGCGCGGCACCGAGGTCGAGCGGCCGCTGTCGGCCGACAAGGGCATCAGCGCCTCGGCCGAGATCACCACGCCGGAACTGGCGCCGGGCCTGCGGCTGCTCGGCTTCCTGGATGCCGGCTGGGTCACCAACAACCAGCCGAACGGCAGCACCAAGCCGGCATCCGACCGGCTGTCCAGCGCGGGCGTGGGGCTGCGCTATGGCTCCGGCCCGTTCGCCTTCACGGTCGACTATGGCCGCCTGCTCAACAGCAGCAACGTGCCGCTCACCGTCAACAGCGCCTCGCCGCAGCGCGGCAACGAGCGCGTTTACGTGAACCTCTCCGTCCGCTTCTGA